The Lynx canadensis isolate LIC74 chromosome D2, mLynCan4.pri.v2, whole genome shotgun sequence DNA segment GTGAAATTCCAAGGCCAAATACTAATTCCAGAATTGGGCGCTTGCAACCGTCCAACCATCACACTACCCTAGTCTTTTTTTCTCACCCCTTCAAACGCACCCAACCCTGGCACAGGAGCAGAGCTGAGAGCCCCTGCTTGGGGAGAAATTAGGCAGGACTCTGCCAGGAGTTCCTGGGAATTGCACACACTCCTGAGGCAGCCCTGCCGCAGAGAAATAACCCGGGCGCTGAGAATGCCCTGCTTTAGAGAGTGTGACTGCGCCGAAGTGGTATATACGGTATAccgagaggagggagagagaataagaaaCATTCCCTGTCAagtaggaaaaggaagaaaggaagaagggagaaaagaatgaaaaggtagGGAGTCTAGAAAGAAGCGtgtgaggaaacaaaaaaagagaagaatagagGAGAAAAAGCCAGGACAGGCGAGCCGAAAAGAGTACAGGCCTTGGCCAGGCCCCGGGACCAGGCCAGACCATGGTTCCCGCAGGCCCGGTGCCACCGCAGGCCCGAGAAGAGATGAGGGCCTCGCGAGACGGTCCCCCACCAACCCTGCGAATATGGGCCCCGCTTCCAGTCCGGAGGGACGGGCCGGGGTCCAGCGGCCTCCGCCCGCTCCATCTTTTCCCCCCTCCTGGGGACCACAAGGCGGGGCAGGACAAGGGTGGGGAGGCCCCCAGGGGCGCGCGCCAGTCCCGGACTGTTTGGGCGCTCTGGGCCAGGCTTTCCAGCTCGCCGGGCCTGACCTGTCAGGCGGATTATCTTCGAGGGAGATTAATAGGGGAGGCGGGCTGCAATAATAATCGTTTTGTTTGATGTGACAACTCTGATAGGCGTTGATTTACTTACAAACTGATAGGCTTTTAATTGAGCGCCTCCGCCGAGCCCGAGATGAAAGGGAAGCGGCGGTGAAAGGCGGCCCGCCTGCCCTCCGGCCTCAATACTGATTAGCCATCTCGACAGTGAATAGTTCAAggcattttcaaactttttttcctcagctctctcgccttccttctcctcccaccccctcctcaaaTATCTGCCATGCCCATTCCttttttagagaaaacaaatCATTTACACTGTGTGCAAATAAAATCCACAGGACATCCACGCCAACCGCCGCTGGGGTTGGAGGCTTTAGGCCTAGCGCGGTGTAATTAataactcccccacccccaaggcctGCAAGACCTTCAGGGATTTGGCCTCCCGGGCAAGATGCGCAGGCTCTGGTGCTGGCGCCTCCCGAAAGCCCCGGGCGCGcaggcccccaggcgcccccgtgcgCTCGGACCTTCAGAGTTGGGTTTGCGAAGAGCGAACGCACGCGGACCACaacccgcgcgcgcgcgcggctcGGCGCAGGCCTGCGATCGTGTGCGGTCACACCGCGGCACGCCCATTCTGGGGCACGCGGGGCCCACTCTCTGGTTCCCCCAGGCTTTAGGTGCTGGGGTTACCGCCCCTGAATCGCCCAGGGCAAAGAAAAAGCTGCTGGAAttccaggagagggacagaactGAGTCTAGAAGACTGCgggcgggctggggggggggggcagagaggacgCCCGCGGTCACCTCCAGTTCTGGCCGCCGCCCCCAGCATTCAGTCTCTGGGCCTCACGAGGAGCCTGCAGCAACGCGCGGCCCACGGCGGGGCTAGCGGAGCTGGGAGCTCTACAGTTGATCCGGGCCGACACCTCGACAGCAGAGCACTCCCTGTTGCCGACACTAACACACCCGCTGGATACAAGCGGCCTCCCCCACGCGCTGCCCTGTAGAGACAGCTTAGGACTGTCCCGCCCTCAGAAATGGGCAACTGGGACTCGCTCCCCAAAGAGGACTCAGACAGCCTTCACAGCCTCTCGTGTGGCCTCGCCACCATCTTACGGACTCACCTTCCTCACTTGTCGCACAGGCAGACACTCCAGATCTCCTTGAACGCAGGTGTGTTCTTACACCtacccacacgcacacacacacacacacacaccgacaAACAGCAGCCCCAAAAACACATCGCCTCACTTCGCTCTTCTCCAAATTATCTTTAGTCAAGTGACAATCCCATGAAGTTTACCAACCTAAAGAATCGAGGGATAAGATTAAAACGCAGAAAAAGAATGCCTATGAGAGAATTCTAAAActcaccccagaaagttctcgGTACCTGTTTGGAGtgggagagaaacaaaaaaagggagagaggggaatggGGCGGTTAGAGAGGAGAGGGCGAGCCTGAGGAGGGCAGGTCCCAGAACCGACCCCCGCCGTTTGGGGCTCAGTGCCGGTGGAAACCGGGTCGCTAGACCCGGCCCCTGCCCCCCGCGCGGGTACAGACTGGCTCCTGGCTCCCCGCGCTCCCTGCCCCACCATTTATCAAAGGACTTGACAACAAAAGAAGAGCCGGGGCggaaaagtgggggaggggagattcaAAGTCGTCCAAGTCCTTCCGAGGAAGGGGATGTGTCCTCCTCTCGCCTCCTTCCAGTTTCTGCGAGTTTCTGGAAGCGACCCCCGAACTCGCTCCGGACGCTACCAAAGCCCTGACAACTCACACGGCGGCACAGACGTACGTACACACTTGTGCACCCAGCTCCAGGTACACAGAGGCACGCACAGcgcctcccctcttccttccaaaCCGCCCGAGTGACGGTGCAAATCGAGGGGAACGCGGCAGTCCCGCTCCGCTTCCCTGGAAGACCCAAGTTCCTACAAGCAACcgacccctccctctctccgttctttccctctgctttccCAACGCAGGTCAGTCCCAGCTCGGCGTTCCTATAAATTCGAGCGAGTAGCCAGCCCAGAGGAATCCCGGCTACCAAACCTGCGGGGATACCGTAGGGTGGGAGAGGACTGAGGAGAGGGCCTGAGTCAGTTTGAGACGTATCTCCACCGGACACCCACGGCCAGGCCTCCTCGAAGCCTCTCAGCCCCAGCTACGATCCGAAGGGAAGTCAAAGAATTAAGACCGGGAGGAGGTACCCCACCATTGACCTCCTCCAGGACTCAAAGTTACATTGGTGGTGTGGCTCTTAGAAATAAGTCTGAGTTTCGGGTCGGGGCACTACGAAGGGTGGACTCCGCGGCAGGCTGGCAGCCTGACATCCTCACGCTCCCGAGGGACTATCCGGGGGACAAAAATATCTCCCATCTTAGACGTCGCCGCCGCCCGTCTCGGGTACCCGGGGCAGCTCCTCCCTCCGCGGCCCCAACAGACTGAAGTCCCAGAGGTAGAAAGGTGTATCTTTCTTCCACGCCGAGGGGGGCAAAGCGCACACCCCAGGCCTGTGCAACCCTCTCAGCGCCCTGGGCGCACCTGCGCACTTTACCCTCACTATTCATTTTCCTGACACAGAGagcctcttttcctctccttcattctttttcttagagccacccccaccccatcccaggaGGCtgctcctctttccccctccgCTGATTCCCCCTTGGTCTCTTCCttactctctctccatctctctctccctctccctttttccccttcAAGTCGCACCCGCCTTGTAATCAGCAACAAAAGCTGACATAAATCACAGGCGGATTGACAAGAGCTGACAAATAACTGATTGATTGCGGTCGAGGAACATTGACAATTGATGGAGGGGTGGAGATGCCCAAAGAactgaggagagggggagagagaagagagggtagCAGGGGAGAGTaagaatggggagggggggacggaGTGTGAAACAGAGGAAACATGTGACCCCCGCTCCTGCCCCAATCTGCGCGTCCCCGGGCGTCACGTGGTCGGGAAGGGCTGGGAGCCCAGCGCACAGCCCGGAGacgagccgccgccgccgcctccgctgCCCACCTAGCTTCTGGTTTCTCTGCTGCCGAATCTTGGGAAATCAAAGCGGGCGGGCGGACTTCCTCCGTCACCCGCTCTCCACCTTTCCTTACCCCGGTGGCCGCGTCGCGAGAGATTTCAGTTACTGAACGAGACAGAATATTTGGTGTGTGGGGCCCCTGTGCGCCCCTGGAGTTGACAGTCCAGCTGTTGTCCAGACTCCCGCCGTTGCTCCTTCTGGACACCCCCCTCAATCTTTTCTCTTACGCACCCTCCTGCAAAAAAAGGTTTCAGTTTATTTTCGAGCCAGGAAAAGGAAGGACGACGAGgtagaaaaaagagggaggcggCAGATAGCAAACGCAGAATAAATGTCCAGGTCGTCCTCGGAGCGAAATCGAGGGAGGGGACACGCGGGAGGGGGGCGGTGAAGAAGGAGCTGCCCATTAAAACCAGCGCTGAGAGtcctggcggcggcggcggcggcggcgcgggacGCGTCACATCCCCTTGACCCTCCAATCACCTCGGGCTCCCATTTGATTGGAAGGCGGCAAAGGCTTTAATCTCCCCCTCGGTGCAGCTGCTTTTGAAGTGAGTTTCCTCGCCAGAGCCCCGGCTGGACAGGCAACGGCTCACATCGCCAAGCGCAGCGTCAGCGCTGGGTCGCGAGTGCGCAGCGCAGGGGCACAGCCCGAGGCGGACACGGCGAGCCACCCGGCACTCCCACAGTCCGGCCGGCTCCTCCCGCTCGGCCACGGCACTGCTGCGGGCCACCCAGGATTATTCGCTTCTGGCTCCAGGCGCCGAGAAGGCGCGCTGGGTGCCCGTGGCCGCCGCGCCAGCTCCTCCTCCTACTGCTTCTGCTCCCCGGGCGAGCGCGCAGCCCGGAGCCCGCCCCGCGCCTCCCGGAGCCCTCCCCCCGCTGCTCCCATGCGTGCGGGTGGGTCATGAGCACAGCGCCCTCGCTTTCTGCCCTAAGAAGCAGTAAGCacagcggcagcggcggcggcggcggcggcggcagcggcagcagtGCGGACCCTGCCTGGACCAGCGCGCTCTCTGGAAATAGCTCTGGCCCCGGCCAAGGCTCGTCCCTGGCCGGCAGCACCAAGCCTTTTGTGCACGCTGTGCCCCCCTCTGACCCTCTCCGCCAGGCTAACCGCCTGCCCATCAAGGTGCTGAAGATGCTGACGGCACGGACTGGCCACATTTTGCACCCCGAGTACCTGCAGCCCCTGCCTTCCACTCCCGTCAGCCCCATCGAGGTAAGGACCCTCTCCCCGGATCGCGCTGGGACCTGGCTGCCGCTTcacaggattttctttctctcgggatctgggggtgggaggggggggggggggtcagagtgATTCAGTTCCGGGATGGGGGAGAGCCCATAGTGCTCCCGCACCTTAAAACTAGGGCGGAAAGGGGGCAAGAGGTAGCATGGGATGTGAATGCTAGGGGACAAAGCAGCTaaaacttatttcttcttttggcaTTAAAGCTTCCACCCTGACTCCGGCCCCTTCACTTTCGGCCCGGAAGACGGGCGGAAGTCCGAAATGCGGTTCCAAAGTCGCAGTCTTAAGGGTCCCCAGAAACTGATATTTGTATACAGCCTCTAAGGCACCAACGGCCTGAGCCCTTACTCTGAagaaataggtgtgtgtgtgtgtgtgtgtgtgtgtgtgtgtgtgtgtgtgtgtgtatgggagaGGAGATATAGTTTTGGGTCTAGGAGTCAGAAACCAAAacatttctgagtatttttaaaaatacagttggcGCTTATAGAGGGAAGAATATATCCTGATTtggcggggaggagggagctgctgCCTTTCTCAAGGgcgagtttgtgtgtgtgtgtgtgtgtgtgtgtgtgtgtgtgtgtgtgtgtctgtctgtctcttggggggtgtggggggtgctGCCTAGGATTGCGCCTGGAGCTGGGAGGATCGTAACTGGCGGATTGCGGAAGGGCGTTTGAACCCTAGAAGCCAGGATTCTAAAGggtttccccttctttctctttgtgccACTCCCCAACCTCACGTCTGACCCCGCAGCTTGATGCCAAGAAGAGCCCGCTGGCGCTGTTGGCGCAAACATGCTCGCAGATCGGGAAGCCCGACCCCTCGCCCTCTTCCAAACTCTCCTCTGTCGCTTCCAACGGGGGCGGCGCGGGCGGTGCCGGCAACGGCACCGGGGGCGACAAGGACGCAAAGTCGGGCCCCCTCAAGCTGAGCGACATCGGCGTGGAGGACAAGTCGAGTTTCAAGCCGTACTCCAAACCCGGCTCGGATAAGAAGGagccgggaggcggcggcggcggaggcggtggtggcgggggcggcggcgggggggttTCAGCAGAAAAGTCTGGATTCCGGGTACCGAGCGCCACCTGCCAGCCATTCACACCCAGGACAGGCAGCCCAAGCTCCAGCGCCTCGGCCTGCTCGCCAGGAGGCATGCTGCCTTCGGCCGGGGGCGGCCCGGAGGGCAAGGACGACAAGAAGGACCCCgacgcgggcggcggcggcggcgccagCAAGGGTTCCGGGGGCGCCTCGGCCGAAGGGGGACCCACTGGGTTGGCGCACGGCCGGATTAGCTGCGGCGGAGGGATTAATGTGGACGTAAACCAGCACCCAGATGGGGGCCCCGGGGGCAAGGCGCTAGGCTCAGACTGCGGCGGTTCATCGGGCTCCAGCTCCGGCTCGGGCCCCAGCGCGCCCACCTCCTCCtcagtgctgggctctgggctggtggctccgGTATCACCCTACAAGCCGGGCCAGACAGTGTTCCCTCTGCCTCCCGCGGGCATGACCTATCCAGGCAGCCTGGCTGGGGCCTACGCTGGCTACCCGCCCCAATTCCTGCCACATGGCGTGGCTCTTGACCCCACCAAGCCGGGCAGCCTGGTGGGGGCGCAGctggcggcggctgcggcgggcTCTCTGGGCTGCAGTAAGCCGGCGGGCTCCAGCCCCTTGGCCGGGGCGTCGCCGCCATCCGTGATGACAGCCAGTTTGTGCCGGGACCCGTACTGCCTCAGCTACCATTGCGCCAGCCACCTAGCAGGGGCGGCGGCAGCCAGCGCTTCGTGCGCTCACGATCCggccgcggcggccgcggcgcTCAAGTCCGGATACCCGCTGGTGTACCCCACGCACCCGCTGCACGGCGTGCACTCTTCGCTAACAGCTGCCGCCGCTGCCGGCGCCACACCGCCCTCCCTGGCAGGCCACCCCCTCTACCCCTACGGCTTCATGCTCCCTAACGACCCGCTCCCCCACATCTGCAACTGGGTGTCGGCCAACGGGCCCTGCGACAAGCGCTTCGCCACGTCCGAAGAGCTGCTGAGCCACTTGCGGACCCATACGGCCTTCCCCGGGACAGACAAACTGCTGTCGGGCTACCCCAGTTCATCGTCTTTGGCCAGCGCCGCAGCGGCCGCCATGGCTTGCCACATGCACATCCCCACGTCGGGCGCTCCGGGCAGTCCCGGGACGCTGGCGCTGCGCAGCCCCCACCACGCGCTGGGACTCAGCAGCCGCTACCACCCTTACTCCAAGAGCCCGCTACCCACACCCGGCGCTCCTGTGCCGGTGCCCGCCGCCACGGGACCGTACTACTCCCCCTATGCCCTCTACGGACAGAGACTGACCACCGCCTCGGCACTGGGGTATCAGTGAGGGCGGTGGGGAGGGTtagcaagggagagaaaggagctgggggggggggggagggaggagccgaGGGAGGGGCGGGAACAGGGCAGAGGCTACTGTCACCCGCGCGTGGGGATGACCCGGgccaggaaaggaaaatatatatataccgtATCTATCTACCCAAAACAGCGACCGAGACCCGGTGGGAAACTCCCCTTTCCTCCACCTCTCATTTCCCCACCCACGCAAACtttataaaagttgaaaaaatatcatttgactttttatagaaaaagaaggaaaaattaattgaGAAGGTGTTCATCTGAGGACTGCATCGGTGGACActggtatttatttatgttagCTCCAAGCGGACCCGTGGTTCAAAAGTGCATTATTTAGTTTGATCTCCGTAGGTAAAAAGGaggaggggtaaaaaaaaaaaaaaattaaatcttgagggtaaaaatgtgaaaaacaaaccCTCCCATCCCTTGtagagtataaataaatacaaaaccgCCACAGAACTAGAGGTCTTCTCTTTAATGTTACTTTAAAAttgctattattgtattgtacGTTCTTATTTAATGTCTGATTGAAACACAAATTTACATGCATGTTtgttacaaaaaatgaaaaaacaaaacaaaacaagtcacaaTTTGTCAGCTCTGATTTCaaattgcaattatttttaagGTGTATACCATCGAAAGAGAATGggtatttttttgtatgtattctggaagaaaacaaaaaaaaaaaggaaaaacaattcttCTATTCCAAAACCTCATTtgccttattttgttctttaaaaggaacacaactatttttaatttttaagtccaCCCGCTGAGAAGGGGACAAATAAGGTTTACGTCATGTACTAAAATAATAGACAATGTATCgctttaaagattaaaattcCGTATATTTGATGTATTAAAAGGTTTTActtcttcttatctttttttttattttttatttatttatttttttggtgaaagagaaaggaagagcatgGCAGTTTCGGCCGCAGTGGGTTCCCTGGGCCTCACGGCTGCTCCTACTTCCCAGGACCGTGGCTGCATTTCCTATtgtttttgttgtgatttttagGAAGATGCAAAGGGCTGGCCAGTCGTGGGGTTTGCCTTGGGGAAAATATCTTTAAACAGGGGATTTCACAATTTATAAGGATCGTGTCCTGAGCAATCgctcatttagtttttaatttccctCCCAGCGCACGGTTtgttaaaagtgaaaggaaaaaaaatgattttttaaaaatcattatttctcTCTTGAGATTTTTGagaatttggcttttgttttgtacAGAGAGCGCGCAGTCCAGGGCTCTCCCCAAGGCCTTAGCCCCGGGGAGGTGCCACTGCCCGCTGTCCCTGTCTTTGCTTTCCAAGCATCCCTGTCCCAGGCGGGCAGCCGGGATAGATCCGGGGACGGTGAGCGCCTGGGAATCTGTTTCCCAGGCCTGGGGGGAGCGCGTCGGAACCTTCTAGCCCCTCGGTTGAAAGTGAGTTcgctctccttttctccttctggctGCCGGAGCCCAGCCCTCAACACCCCACGCCCAGAGTCCGGGCCCGCGTCTGGCCGGCGCCGCGGCTGCTTTTCCGCGTCCAGATTTCTCTGCAGCCCGAGCTCTACCCCGGTCTGTGCCGCAGGAGAGCGCGCCGGGGCATACGACCCGGAAGCCCCTTCAGATTCGGCCCCACGAGGGTCACGGAGCCTGTTCCCGGTCTTGCCAGGGAGACCAGGTGGGCGCGGAGCGCTGTCCTCGGCTTCGAGGTCCGATCGGAAAAGGCGCGGCGGGACTCTCCGTCCGCGCGGGCATCCCCGCAGTGCGCACCGCTCCCTTGTCCCCAACTTGAGTGGTGGGACTGAGCTGCACGAAGCTCTGATAGAACCACGCAGAGAAGAGCCCTAATCTTTTTTGGGagggaggcggcgggggggggggagactcaGTCAcccccctcccatcctccccccaACACAGACACTCGTGCCCCTGCCCCGGGCGTGAGCTCTGTGGTCTTCTGGTTGTTCGGGTGCTCGCCCTCCCGGGTCGGCGGGAGCTCTGGGCTCAGTGCGCGACTTTCCTGGGATCCCGGGACTACGGAGTCGCGGCGCTGAGCACGCACCCCGAACTCCCCTCTCCCTGGGGTCAGGCAGTCCTGGGTTCTCCGAGCCGCCGGCCTCCCTCGGCGTCAAGCTCCCCCTGCTGCCTCCCGAGGGTCACCGCCGAGCAGAGGCCGCCCTCGGCCTCGGGCCTCGGTCGGTCAACCGCGCCGTCCCCGCCGCCATTAACTCGGGGGCTGGTGACTTTGAGATTTTCCACCCTCCTCCCAGCGTCAGCTTCACGGCTTCGGGGCCTTTTCCCGGGTAGCGCGCAAAGCAGCCCCGGCGACCTACGAGACGCCGCGTGAGCTCGCAGGCCTCCGCCGGGAGAGAACTTTGTGGGGACTCAGGCT contains these protein-coding regions:
- the ZNF503 gene encoding zinc finger protein 503, producing MSTAPSLSALRSSKHSGSGGGGGGGSGSSADPAWTSALSGNSSGPGQGSSLAGSTKPFVHAVPPSDPLRQANRLPIKVLKMLTARTGHILHPEYLQPLPSTPVSPIELDAKKSPLALLAQTCSQIGKPDPSPSSKLSSVASNGGGAGGAGNGTGGDKDAKSGPLKLSDIGVEDKSSFKPYSKPGSDKKEPGGGGGGGGGGGGGGGGVSAEKSGFRVPSATCQPFTPRTGSPSSSASACSPGGMLPSAGGGPEGKDDKKDPDAGGGGGASKGSGGASAEGGPTGLAHGRISCGGGINVDVNQHPDGGPGGKALGSDCGGSSGSSSGSGPSAPTSSSVLGSGLVAPVSPYKPGQTVFPLPPAGMTYPGSLAGAYAGYPPQFLPHGVALDPTKPGSLVGAQLAAAAAGSLGCSKPAGSSPLAGASPPSVMTASLCRDPYCLSYHCASHLAGAAAASASCAHDPAAAAAALKSGYPLVYPTHPLHGVHSSLTAAAAAGATPPSLAGHPLYPYGFMLPNDPLPHICNWVSANGPCDKRFATSEELLSHLRTHTAFPGTDKLLSGYPSSSSLASAAAAAMACHMHIPTSGAPGSPGTLALRSPHHALGLSSRYHPYSKSPLPTPGAPVPVPAATGPYYSPYALYGQRLTTASALGYQ